ATGTTGGCATAAATATGACTAAAAATGCCTTGGCTCTTGTTGACCTCATTCGAACTGCAACTGACCTTTGTTTCCACAAATTCGGACAACAAATCCACAGTTATGCAATACGTTCTGGTTATTTTCATGCAAATATTTATGTCTCCACTACCCTCATCAAATTCTATGTCAAAATGCACCTTTTCACTCATGCCCACAATCTGTTTGTTGAAATTCCTCAACCAAATGTCGTTTCTTGGAACACTTTGATTTCTGGTTATGTCCATGCTGGCCAGTTTAAAAAAGCATTGTCTCTTTTTACAAAGCTAGAAAGATCTCAAATTTGTGCCGACGCGTTCTCTTTCACGTCTGCTATGGTTGCTTGTGCCCAACTGAGTCTGTTGAAACTTGGTAGTTCAATTCATTCCAAGACAGTGAAATTAGGAATGGATAATAATACTGTTGTTGCTAACTGCTTGATTGATATGTATGGCAAATGCGGATCTGTTGAACGTGCTGTTCGGATATTCTCTGATATAGCTGACAAGGATGTTATTTCTTGGAATTCAGTTATAGCCGCATGTGCAAACAATGGAAACATTGGACTTGGTTTCAAGTTTTTGCAACTCATGCCTAACCCTGATGTTGTTTCTTATAATGGGCTGATAAATGGTATTGCTCAAGCTGGGAAGATAGAAGACGCTGTTCGGATTTTGTCAACTATGCCGTGTCCAAATTCATCATCTTGGAACTCCGTAATTACTGGATTTGTTAATAGGAGTCGAGTTCCCGAAGCTTTGGAAATGTTCGGGAAAATGCATTTGAAAAACTTGCAGATAGACGAGTTCACATTTTCAATAATTCTAAACGGAATTGCTAGTCTGTCAGCGTTAACATGGGGGATGCTGATTCATTGTTGTACAATAAAGTATGGTTTAGATTCGTCGATCGTTGTAGGGAGTTCCCTGATCGACATGTACTCAAAATGTGGGCAGGTGAACGATGCCGAATCAATATTCAACGTGCTTTCTAATAGGAATTTGGTAAGCTGGAATGCAATGATATATGGGTATGCTCGCAACGGTGATTCTGCACAAGCTATTAGCCTATTCGAGTTGCTGAAAATGGAAAGAGATACAAAACCTGACGGTATCACATTTCTTAATGTTATATCAGCATGTTCACATAGCCAAATACCATTTGAGATGGGTATTCAGTATTTTGATGCTATGATTAATGAATATGGGATTGCACCGTCCATTAAGCATTGTTGTTCAATGATACGGCTCATGGGGCAAAAAGGAGAGTTGTCGAGAGCACAAAAGATGATACATGAACTAGGTTTTGAGTCATGTGGAGTGGTTTGGAGGTCTTTGCTTGCTGCTTGTGGAACTCAGGAAGATTTACATGTAGCAGAGATTGCAGCTGCTAAGGTGATTGGACTGGAGAGGGATGAAGATTATGTCTATGTGATGTTGTCTAATATGTATGCATCTTTTGGAAGATGGGAAGATGTTAATGTAATTAGGAGTCTCATGAGTAAGAAAAGGGTTAGGAAAGAAGCAGGTTCTAGCTGGATAGAAGTAAATAGATAACTTTGTCCCATATGAAATTACCGTATAGAAGCATGTGGCTGATCCTAAATACTTATTTGCTTTCTTCCAGCTTACTGAACAACAGTTAGCAACGTCCCAAAGTATAGTTCTGATTACAAAAAACCGTAAGAATTAGCCAAGGTGGTCTCGCCTAACTCAATAGGCTCGATTAAGTCAGAAAACtcaagaaattttttataggttCAATTCCTTGATATGAATGTTAACAGAGTAAAAAAGCATCAAACTAAATACTTTGAATTTCTGAGAGTTTCATGATTAAAAGGAATATGGAAAGAATCAATGAATATAGCATCTTATCCAACCTTACAAAAGTTAGAATGCATTCTTCAGGTTCTTCTAATAGGTGACTCTGGAACTGAAAGATCAATCTAcacagaaacaaaaacaaaacaaaaaaacaaagactCAACTGGTAACATGCTTGAGTATAAAACCTTGTGCTTATTATCTATGGTTTATAAAATGCGCTTATGTAGCATTTGTACTTATTCTCGTATCATAATATACTGCTAAACTAATGGTTATACACAAGTGTGGTATATATAGTATTATCCTACACTTTAAGAGGTCAGACAAAAAGGTCCCACCTTCAAAACAGCAAGCATTTATTATCATGTTCCAATAATTATCAAATCAACTTTCAACTCTATACACATCACTTGCTTTGTGCTTCCGGATATGTCCCATCTGTCCGAACTCCGAATCATACCAGCTCATGATTGTTATCACAAATACATGTAAACCAGCACCAACACGGTAGTGTTGCATGCTTATTTTAGAAATTGCGATGGAAAGAAATAATGGAATCTGCAATAGCTTCTTATTTGGCAATAttagtttatgatttatgtggCCTTTTGTTGGAGGCACCATCACATATTAAGGAGTCTATGAACAActgtgtttttaattatttgatcaaTAAGTTTATCATATCTCGTTCAATCAAATAGTGTGATTTACTACTTATCCAATAGTAGAAGTTAATTTGTGTATGATGCAGGATTTATCTTATTTGCACATCATAGAATTGACATATACTACTTCAATATTTAATACCTCTCTTGAGTGTGGTTCTAGCTATTTTGTTCCGTATCCTAGTGAACAATTAGCACAACGACTGCTGCCAAATTGTCTATTATGAATATGAAACAGCTTTGGACCACACTTTGGACAAAGAACGAATCAGTTTCATTTGTCCGCAACCAACTTGGGAGAAAGGTGTCTTGGTATGATATTGATAAATGATAGGTACGTAACTACATACAACTTCAGCATAAAGAGTACCTCAGTTCCTTCCTTCCACTATTTGGGTTAGGCATATACTCTAGGAATGTTATTCCATCctttataacaacaacaattcctATCTTTTTTCATTGGTTTCCCATTACACTCTCCATATGTCTTTGTGGGCCTTTTTCTATGAGTGTTGTCTCAACTCTCAAACTCCACTTAAAGTGCATTCCCCTTTCCCTCCTCAAAAGTTATATCTTCTTTCTATTCAAAAAATTGACagattaaataaatatctaTTCTTCTATGTtctaacaataataaataaaaaagaggaaaaatatcttaaaaaatatcatataaactATGAATCATTAGGGTTTAGCCCATGTGATtcaacttctttttttctttctatcatttcgtattctttctttctttttacatACATACAAAGATCAAAGAATGAAAATACATGTATATGAATGAATACAATCTTCAACCCCCCAAAAATAATACCAACAAGGAAACACCCAAATAGAATATCCATTTATAGAAACCGGTTTCTAACCGAACCGCAAGATTAAACGAATTCTCAGACTGCAACAAAGAACTGAAAGTGAAATTCGGGTTAGACCCGTAGAGAGATTGAACACCTTCCACGTCATCAATTTTCAAGTCAACTTTTTTCCTTCTCGGACTCAAATTCGGGTACATAACCGCTTCTTTTATAGACGAATGACCCAAACCAAGCACGTGACCTATCTCGTGTGTTGCAACTGATTCCAAATCAACGGCTACCCTTGAATCATCATGATTAAAATCAACGGCCCAGTTTTCAGCTGCATCTAAATGGAACCTTCCATTTTGTGGTGAAAAAGCATGCGCTAAAACCCCTAATACTCCGTCAAACGGTTCTCCGTCACCATGATCGCCGTTGTAGAATCCGATCTTAATATCCGCCGATTGATATTTCTCCGTTAACCGGAAACTCACCGGAATCACCTTCGCCCATCGCGCAAAAGCACGTTCGAAAACCGTTTGAATTTCTGATAAACTCAACGTGTCGATCATGTTATAAGGTGAGAAAGCGTAGGTTAAAGTCATCGGAGAACCACGAAGCCACCGTGGTTTACCGTTGAAGTAAGCAAAGTGTTGCGTGGTGTGGATTCTATGAGTTGCTGCTGTATCGGAAACGCCGCATCTCGGAGAAACGATCGTTGAGATAGTATTAGAGTCGAGTTTTCCGGTGATCGGTAAACCGAGGTTTTTCTGATAAAGTACAACGGCGGATTGGAAGCTTGAGTCGAACGTGTCAGTGAAATTCGCCGTGGTTAGTGGCGGAGAGAGGTAACCGAAGCGGTTGAAGTATTTTTTGAGCTCCGCCATGCCGCTGACGTGGCTGCCTGGTTCTGCGTGAAGAAACCGCGAGAAATCATGCCACGTGGCGTTGTGTTTTTGGGTGGTGGTTATTACAGTTACAGATTCTGGTATGATCCTCGCGGGAAAACAGGGTCGCAAAAAGAGGGTCATAAAGAAGAACAAAAAGTTTATGTAACTGAAAAACTGAAACATAACTATTTGTTATGTGTAGCTatgtgaattattattatgaaccTTATGATAGATGAATTAATATGATTATGAGTTTAGAATCATTTATATATAAGTGCGTATGGTATGGGGAAGTTAATATGTAAAGATAAGAAGATTCTGACCCTTTTGAAGGGAGATCCTGACTTTAGAAGTGTGATGGTGGGTAATGTAATGTTTCtgtttgtaattaattttataaagtatatagtataattttaagtttggccgtttaattttgtttgttgtttgggTTGTTGGTGGTGAGGTGACTGATTTGTCAAACAGAAATTGCATAGAAAATAGTTTATTTGAGAGATGTGATTTGTTCAAGTTTAGTTGAGTTGAATGAAGAAGTAGACTAATGTTGGTTGACCCAATTTGGTGGTAATAGAAGGGTTTGATTCAAActctattctttctttttttctatttctatgGTACTCATAGCAGAGTCAGGACATGGCATTCCAAGGGTATACTACTtcacttttaagtttttaaggaGGTGAGTGTGTTAATTAAGAGTCCCACACTTGATTTAGATACAATCTAAACATGAAAGAGAATACGTGATGATTCAATGTTATGTAACTCAATTTCCATTCCAATctaaattttcatcatcaaGTTGTTAGACTTACGGATATAATTTTCCGTTTCAATATATATATCACTTGCAAATAACAATGATATACTCTTTTTGTGATCACGGAGTATACTCCTTAAAGTCTTGGATTTGGTTTCTGCATGTGctaattatttttgtgttaagACGGTTTATATAACGTTTTGTTCTAATTTCAATTAAACCTCGATAGCTGATGATGAAACATATCCTCTAAATTAGTCGTATTTAGATCACATGTTAAGTTCTAAAAAAGGTAGCTGtttattattgaaaaacatatatataagcAACTATCAATTTTTGCATGATCACGACTACAAATCTAAGTTATTAGGCGCCACAAATAGGAAAAAGGTAGAAAGAAAGAATTATTTTTCTCCAAGCGGTCCAATTTTGGTGTCAAATGTCCAATAAGGTGAATGAGTTCAACTAGTGACCGAGTAGTGAAACAAAGAATATGGCACCAAATGAATTTGAGCCCTCAAACAACGATCAAACGGTCGTCTTACCTATGCGATGTAGAAGGTGCAACCGCCTAACCACCATGCTTACTTGACGCTCTCAACAACATATAAGAGGAGCAACCGACTATAAAAAAAGACACACACTCTAGTAATGAGAGAGAAACTCAAAGCTCGTGAAAAATCACATTATCTTGAGTGTTGGAGTGTCTTTGTAGATAAATCACATTTTCAACCGCATCGCACCTACTCGGCTACTCCAGCCTTCACTTC
Above is a genomic segment from Medicago truncatula cultivar Jemalong A17 chromosome 5, MtrunA17r5.0-ANR, whole genome shotgun sequence containing:
- the LOC11436485 gene encoding metalloendoproteinase 1-MMP; amino-acid sequence: MFQFFSYINFLFFFMTLFLRPCFPARIIPESVTVITTTQKHNATWHDFSRFLHAEPGSHVSGMAELKKYFNRFGYLSPPLTTANFTDTFDSSFQSAVVLYQKNLGLPITGKLDSNTISTIVSPRCGVSDTAATHRIHTTQHFAYFNGKPRWLRGSPMTLTYAFSPYNMIDTLSLSEIQTVFERAFARWAKVIPVSFRLTEKYQSADIKIGFYNGDHGDGEPFDGVLGVLAHAFSPQNGRFHLDAAENWAVDFNHDDSRVAVDLESVATHEIGHVLGLGHSSIKEAVMYPNLSPRRKKVDLKIDDVEGVQSLYGSNPNFTFSSLLQSENSFNLAVRLETGFYKWIFYLGVSLLVLFLGG
- the LOC11435910 gene encoding putative pentatricopeptide repeat-containing protein At5g47460; the protein is MTKNALALVDLIRTATDLCFHKFGQQIHSYAIRSGYFHANIYVSTTLIKFYVKMHLFTHAHNLFVEIPQPNVVSWNTLISGYVHAGQFKKALSLFTKLERSQICADAFSFTSAMVACAQLSLLKLGSSIHSKTVKLGMDNNTVVANCLIDMYGKCGSVERAVRIFSDIADKDVISWNSVIAACANNGNIGLGFKFLQLMPNPDVVSYNGLINGIAQAGKIEDAVRILSTMPCPNSSSWNSVITGFVNRSRVPEALEMFGKMHLKNLQIDEFTFSIILNGIASLSALTWGMLIHCCTIKYGLDSSIVVGSSLIDMYSKCGQVNDAESIFNVLSNRNLVSWNAMIYGYARNGDSAQAISLFELLKMERDTKPDGITFLNVISACSHSQIPFEMGIQYFDAMINEYGIAPSIKHCCSMIRLMGQKGELSRAQKMIHELGFESCGVVWRSLLAACGTQEDLHVAEIAAAKVIGLERDEDYVYVMLSNMYASFGRWEDVNVIRSLMSKKRVRKEAGSSWIEVNR